In Chthoniobacterales bacterium, a single window of DNA contains:
- a CDS encoding universal stress protein, with protein sequence MYRTILIPVENGPADETILAHMRSLAKLTDANLILIHVADGWAARNFQQLNLAESEEIKADRAYLERRAEELRTEGFTVEYVLAMGEPSAQIVKFVQENDVDLVAMATHGHRLLGDIIHGSTADKVRHLVSVPVLLLKAPNAA encoded by the coding sequence ATGTATCGCACCATCCTCATCCCTGTCGAAAACGGACCCGCGGACGAAACGATCCTCGCGCACATGCGGTCGCTCGCGAAACTCACCGACGCCAACCTTATTCTCATCCACGTCGCCGACGGCTGGGCGGCGCGAAACTTTCAGCAGCTCAATCTCGCCGAGAGCGAGGAGATCAAGGCCGATCGCGCCTACCTCGAGCGCCGCGCGGAGGAACTGCGGACTGAGGGATTCACGGTGGAATATGTGCTCGCGATGGGGGAGCCGTCCGCACAGATCGTGAAGTTCGTGCAGGAAAACGACGTCGATCTCGTGGCAATGGCGACGCACGGCCATCGGTTGCTGGGCGACATCATCCACGGCAGCACCGCGGACAAGGTGCGGCATCTCGTGAGCGTGCCGGTGCTGTTGCTGAAGGCGCCGAACGCGGCGTGA
- a CDS encoding ABC transporter ATP-binding protein, whose protein sequence is MLEIRDLHVHYGSIAALHGISLDVPAGKIVTLIGANGAGKSTTLRTISGLIKAKSGSIMFDGVPITNLPPHEIVARGIAQSPEGRMVFSNLTVLENLQMGAYLRRDKKNFPADLDGIFTVFPRLKERAKQSAGTLSGGEQQMLAIGRALMSRPKCLMLDEPSLGIAPILVQTIFSKIVEINRQTGLTILLVEQNANLALEISHYGYVLETGRIVLQDDCAALRANDEIRAAYLGAD, encoded by the coding sequence ATGCTTGAGATCCGCGACCTTCACGTCCACTACGGTTCCATTGCCGCCCTCCACGGCATCTCGCTCGACGTGCCCGCCGGGAAGATCGTCACGCTCATCGGCGCGAACGGCGCGGGAAAATCCACGACGCTCCGCACGATCTCCGGCCTCATCAAGGCAAAGTCCGGCAGCATCATGTTCGACGGCGTTCCGATCACGAATCTCCCGCCCCACGAAATCGTCGCCCGCGGCATCGCCCAATCCCCCGAGGGGCGCATGGTCTTTTCCAATCTCACCGTGTTGGAAAATCTCCAGATGGGCGCCTACCTCCGGCGCGACAAAAAGAATTTTCCCGCCGACCTCGACGGCATCTTCACCGTCTTTCCCCGCCTCAAGGAACGCGCCAAACAAAGCGCCGGCACGCTGAGCGGAGGCGAGCAGCAGATGCTTGCCATCGGTCGCGCGCTCATGAGCCGGCCGAAGTGCCTCATGCTCGACGAGCCCTCGCTCGGCATCGCGCCGATCCTCGTCCAGACGATCTTTTCCAAGATCGTCGAGATCAACCGGCAAACCGGCCTCACCATCCTGCTCGTCGAACAGAACGCCAACCTCGCCCTGGAAATCTCGCACTACGGCTACGTGCTCGAGACCGGCCGCATCGTGCTCCAGGACGACTGCGCCGCCCTCCGCGCGAACGACGAGATTCGCGCCGCCTACCTCGGCGCGGATTGA
- a CDS encoding ABC transporter ATP-binding protein, translating into MSRLLQLDKVTIQFGGLKAVTDLDFTIDDGEMVGLIGPNGAGKTTAFNLITGVYRPTAGAISFAGHPVAGRRPYRITSRGIARTFQNIRLFGSLSVFDNVRTALNMHLRHGIAHALVRGPGFHREEEEIRAKTMELLGIFGLADLHDAPSKSLPYGDQRRLEIVRALATRPKLLLLDEPAAGMNPTEKVELMNLIRFVQEKFRIAVLLVEHDMKVVMGICQRIAVLDYGIKIAEGTPAEIKSNPKVIEAYLGKEASHA; encoded by the coding sequence ATGAGCCGGCTGCTGCAACTCGACAAGGTCACGATCCAGTTCGGCGGCCTGAAAGCCGTCACCGATCTCGATTTCACCATCGACGACGGCGAGATGGTCGGCCTCATCGGTCCCAATGGCGCCGGCAAGACCACCGCCTTCAATCTCATCACCGGCGTCTACCGACCCACCGCCGGCGCCATTTCCTTTGCCGGCCATCCCGTCGCCGGCCGCCGCCCCTACCGCATCACCTCGCGCGGCATCGCCCGCACGTTCCAGAACATCCGCCTCTTCGGCTCGCTCAGCGTCTTCGACAACGTTCGCACCGCTTTGAACATGCACCTGCGCCACGGCATCGCCCACGCGCTCGTCCGCGGCCCCGGCTTCCACCGCGAGGAGGAGGAAATCCGCGCGAAGACCATGGAGCTGCTCGGCATCTTTGGCCTCGCCGACCTCCACGATGCCCCCAGCAAGAGCCTGCCCTACGGCGACCAACGCCGATTGGAAATCGTTCGCGCCCTCGCCACCCGGCCGAAACTCCTCCTCCTCGACGAACCCGCCGCGGGAATGAACCCCACGGAAAAGGTCGAGCTCATGAACCTCATCCGTTTCGTGCAGGAAAAATTCCGCATCGCCGTCCTGCTCGTCGAACACGACATGAAAGTCGTCATGGGAATCTGCCAGCGCATCGCCGTGCTCGATTACGGCATCAAGATCGCCGAAGGCACCCCCGCGGAAATCAAAAGCAATCCGAAGGTCATCGAGGCCTACCTCGGCAAGGAAGCCAGCCATGCTTGA
- a CDS encoding branched-chain amino acid ABC transporter permease has product MKYWSHAALLAAIAASLGVSMISDQIDDYAMNILMLIGINIILAVSLNLVNGHTGQFSLGHAGFMAVGAYASSAVTMFAGPPILHAIGSGTAAISVLFLLALAVGGGAAAFTGLLVGVPSLRLRGDYLAIVTLGFGEIIRVVIQNTDAVGGPRGIGGIPAYTTFFWTYTLAALTIYVIANLVNSTYGRGFLAVRDDEIAAEAMGINTTKYKVNAFVIGAFFAGIAGGLYAHFITYITPEGFNFLKSVDVVVMVILGGMGSTFGVVLAAILLTILNEFLRQFEEYRMIIFSLLLIVMMILRPQGLLGGFRLPFRRKPRPAPET; this is encoded by the coding sequence ATGAAATACTGGTCCCACGCCGCACTCCTCGCCGCCATCGCCGCCAGCCTTGGCGTGTCGATGATCTCCGACCAGATCGACGACTACGCGATGAACATCCTCATGCTCATCGGGATCAACATCATCCTCGCGGTAAGCCTGAATCTCGTGAATGGCCACACCGGCCAGTTTTCGCTCGGCCACGCCGGCTTCATGGCTGTCGGCGCCTACGCATCGAGCGCCGTCACGATGTTCGCCGGCCCCCCGATCCTCCACGCGATCGGCAGCGGCACCGCAGCCATCTCCGTCCTCTTCCTGCTTGCGCTCGCGGTCGGCGGCGGCGCGGCCGCCTTCACCGGCCTCCTCGTCGGCGTCCCCTCGCTGCGGTTGCGTGGCGACTACCTCGCCATCGTCACGCTGGGCTTCGGCGAGATTATCCGCGTCGTCATCCAGAATACCGACGCCGTCGGCGGCCCGCGCGGCATCGGCGGCATTCCCGCCTATACGACGTTTTTTTGGACCTATACGCTCGCCGCCCTCACGATCTACGTGATCGCGAACCTCGTGAACTCCACCTACGGCCGCGGCTTCCTCGCAGTGCGCGACGACGAGATTGCCGCCGAGGCCATGGGCATCAACACGACCAAATACAAGGTCAACGCCTTCGTCATCGGAGCGTTCTTCGCCGGCATCGCGGGCGGCCTCTACGCACACTTCATCACCTACATCACCCCCGAGGGCTTCAATTTTCTCAAGTCCGTGGACGTCGTCGTCATGGTCATCCTCGGCGGCATGGGCAGCACCTTCGGCGTCGTGCTTGCGGCCATCCTGCTCACCATCCTCAACGAATTTCTCCGCCAGTTCGAAGAGTATCGCATGATCATCTTCTCCCTGCTGCTCATCGTCATGATGATCCTTCGCCCGCAGGGCCTGCTCGGCGGCTTCCGCCTTCCGTTCCGCCGCAAGCCGCGGCCCGCGCCCGAGACATGA
- a CDS encoding branched-chain amino acid ABC transporter permease: protein MNWENLGQQLINGLSLGSIYALIALGYTMVYGVLRFINFAHGDVFMVGAFAGLYFFKWLSPLLVGVPPILSALIILVGAMAACAALGILIEKLAYKPLRSRPRLIVLITAIGVSLFLEYTAQLVFGAAPRGFPNLVENRTFGGNGVPAVTAEQLIVLGVTLALLVGLRFIVMKTRMGLAMRALSLNPTAAALMGVNNSVVISFTFGLGSALAGAAGIFYALLYSAIDPFMGVLPGIKAFVAAVLGGIGNIPGAALGGILLGVIETLCVGYSKNIGIPPGYRDAVAFVILILILLVKPSGLLGKAEREKV, encoded by the coding sequence GTGAACTGGGAAAATCTCGGGCAGCAACTCATCAACGGGCTTTCCCTCGGCTCCATCTACGCCCTCATCGCCCTCGGCTACACGATGGTGTATGGCGTCCTGCGCTTCATCAACTTCGCGCACGGCGACGTCTTCATGGTCGGCGCCTTCGCCGGTCTGTATTTCTTCAAATGGCTGTCCCCGCTGCTCGTCGGCGTGCCGCCAATCCTCAGCGCCCTGATCATTCTCGTCGGCGCGATGGCCGCCTGCGCCGCGCTCGGCATTCTCATCGAGAAGCTCGCGTATAAGCCGCTCCGCAGCCGCCCGCGCCTCATCGTCCTCATCACCGCCATCGGCGTCTCGCTCTTCCTCGAATACACCGCGCAGCTGGTCTTCGGCGCGGCGCCGCGCGGCTTCCCGAATCTCGTCGAGAACCGCACCTTCGGCGGCAACGGCGTGCCGGCGGTCACTGCGGAGCAACTCATCGTCCTCGGCGTCACCCTCGCGCTGCTCGTCGGCCTGCGCTTCATCGTGATGAAGACCCGCATGGGCCTCGCAATGCGCGCGCTCTCGCTCAATCCCACCGCCGCCGCGCTCATGGGCGTGAATAACAGCGTTGTCATCTCCTTCACCTTCGGCCTAGGCTCCGCCCTCGCCGGCGCGGCCGGCATTTTCTACGCGCTGCTCTACTCGGCCATCGATCCCTTCATGGGCGTGCTGCCCGGCATCAAGGCCTTCGTCGCCGCCGTGCTCGGCGGCATCGGCAACATCCCCGGCGCGGCCCTCGGCGGCATCCTCCTCGGCGTGATCGAGACGCTCTGCGTCGGCTACAGCAAGAACATCGGCATCCCGCCCGGCTACCGCGACGCCGTCGCGTTCGTCATCCTCATCCTCATCCTGCTCGTCAAACCCTCCGGCCTCCTCGGCAAGGCGGAGCGCGAAAAGGTCTGA
- a CDS encoding ABC transporter substrate-binding protein has protein sequence MKQTFVVATLLAAALLAGCKKTGPKAPANEIVVGEFAALTGGTASFGQSSHKGTQMAIDEINAAGGLLGKKVKLVTEDDQSKAGEPATVVRKMISRDGIVALLGEVASSRSLEAGPIAQQNKIPMISPASTNPKVTQVGDYIFRICFIDPFQGTVLAKFALAKGWKNVAVLTDVKQDYAVGLAEFFKKYFTANGGTIVSEQSYSSGDKDFKAQLTSIAGTNPQAILVAGYYNEAGLIASQARELGLNVPLLGGDGWDSPSLVEVAGAAMEGNFFSNHFSAEDQSPVIQEFIKRFKARYKEEPDAMAALGYDSAMILANAIKTAGTTDSKPLRDAIAATKDYPAVTGSITLDAERNANKPAVILTIKDGKFRYVETVKP, from the coding sequence ATGAAACAGACGTTCGTCGTCGCCACCCTCCTCGCCGCCGCGCTGCTCGCCGGCTGCAAGAAAACCGGCCCGAAAGCCCCCGCCAACGAGATCGTCGTCGGTGAATTCGCCGCCCTCACCGGCGGCACCGCCAGCTTTGGCCAGTCTTCTCACAAGGGCACGCAGATGGCCATCGACGAGATCAACGCTGCCGGCGGCCTGCTCGGCAAGAAGGTGAAACTCGTCACCGAGGACGATCAATCCAAGGCCGGCGAGCCCGCCACCGTCGTCCGCAAGATGATCTCCCGCGACGGCATTGTCGCCCTGCTCGGTGAGGTCGCGTCCTCCCGCTCGCTCGAGGCCGGCCCGATCGCCCAGCAGAACAAGATCCCCATGATCTCCCCGGCATCGACGAATCCCAAGGTCACCCAGGTCGGCGATTATATCTTCCGCATCTGCTTCATCGATCCCTTTCAGGGCACCGTGCTGGCAAAGTTCGCCCTGGCGAAAGGCTGGAAGAACGTCGCCGTCCTCACCGACGTGAAGCAGGATTACGCCGTTGGACTCGCCGAGTTCTTCAAGAAATACTTCACCGCGAACGGCGGCACGATCGTCAGCGAGCAGAGCTACAGCTCCGGCGACAAGGACTTCAAGGCGCAGCTCACCTCCATCGCCGGCACGAATCCGCAGGCCATCCTCGTCGCGGGCTATTACAACGAAGCCGGCCTCATCGCCAGCCAGGCCCGCGAGCTCGGACTCAACGTCCCGCTCCTCGGCGGCGACGGCTGGGACTCCCCCTCGCTCGTCGAGGTCGCCGGCGCCGCGATGGAAGGCAACTTCTTCTCGAACCACTTCTCCGCTGAGGACCAGTCGCCCGTCATCCAGGAATTCATCAAACGCTTCAAGGCCAGGTATAAAGAGGAACCCGACGCCATGGCCGCGCTCGGCTACGACTCCGCGATGATCCTCGCGAATGCGATCAAGACTGCCGGCACGACCGACTCGAAGCCGCTCCGCGACGCCATCGCCGCTACGAAAGATTACCCTGCGGTCACCGGCTCCATCACGCTCGACGCCGAACGCAACGCGAACAAGCCCGCCGTCATCCTCACGATCAAGGACGGCAAGTTCCGCTACGTCGAGACCGTGAAGCCCTGA
- a CDS encoding PLP-dependent aminotransferase family protein codes for MPGKPRFLHQSLTDKIGHMIESGTLRAGERVPSVRRTATAHGVSLTTAVRAYLELENRGLIEARPKSGFFVRNRWQDRIALPAATLPALRANAAEDKKILNLIFEAASRPDIIPLGAACPSPELLPVARLSRLLSRAARERGAEAISYAMPPGYEPLRRHIAQRSSDSGCALGPEEVIITNGCMDALNLALQAVAKPGDTVVVESPVYYGIVEQLANLGLKAVEIPTDPKTGLDLDALETELKTTRPAAVLVVSNFSNPLGSCMPDSHKERLVTLLAKREIPLIEDDIYGDLVHHGNRPRTAKSYDRKGLVLLCSSFSKTLAPGYRVGWICPGRWFEDIKRRQFASTVSATAPTQLAIDSFLTEGGYDHHLRAIRRTYASQVARVSEAVAECFPEGVRITRPEGGFVLWVEMDRRVDAVRLHRESLAENVSIVPGPIFSTARCYGNFIRLSCGFPWSRKIDQAIAILGHLVKRQMG; via the coding sequence ATGCCCGGAAAACCTCGCTTCCTCCACCAATCTCTCACCGACAAGATCGGCCACATGATCGAGTCCGGCACGCTGCGCGCCGGCGAACGCGTCCCCTCCGTGAGACGCACGGCCACGGCGCACGGCGTCAGCCTCACGACCGCGGTGCGCGCCTATCTCGAGCTGGAGAACCGCGGCCTGATCGAGGCGCGGCCGAAATCCGGATTTTTCGTGCGGAATCGCTGGCAGGACCGCATTGCCCTGCCCGCGGCGACCCTGCCGGCGCTCCGCGCCAACGCCGCGGAGGACAAGAAAATCCTCAATCTCATCTTCGAGGCCGCCTCGCGGCCGGACATCATTCCGCTTGGCGCCGCCTGCCCGAGCCCGGAGCTGCTGCCGGTCGCCCGGCTCTCGCGCCTGCTTTCCCGCGCCGCCCGCGAACGTGGCGCCGAGGCGATTTCCTATGCCATGCCGCCCGGCTACGAGCCTCTTCGGCGCCACATCGCCCAGCGCAGTTCCGACTCCGGCTGCGCGCTCGGCCCAGAGGAGGTGATCATCACGAACGGCTGCATGGACGCCCTGAACCTCGCGCTCCAGGCCGTGGCGAAACCCGGCGACACCGTCGTGGTGGAGTCGCCCGTTTACTACGGCATCGTCGAGCAGCTCGCGAATCTCGGCCTGAAAGCTGTCGAAATTCCGACCGATCCGAAGACCGGCCTCGACCTCGACGCGCTCGAAACGGAGTTGAAAACCACGCGCCCCGCCGCGGTGCTCGTCGTCTCGAATTTCAGCAACCCGCTCGGCAGCTGCATGCCGGATTCGCACAAGGAGCGCCTCGTCACCCTGCTGGCGAAGCGTGAGATCCCCCTCATCGAGGACGACATCTACGGCGACCTCGTTCATCACGGCAATCGCCCCCGCACCGCGAAGAGCTACGACCGGAAGGGCCTCGTGCTGCTCTGCAGCTCGTTCTCGAAGACGCTCGCCCCCGGCTACCGCGTCGGCTGGATCTGCCCCGGCCGGTGGTTCGAGGACATCAAGCGCCGCCAGTTCGCCTCCACCGTCTCCGCCACCGCGCCCACGCAGCTGGCAATCGATTCGTTTCTCACCGAGGGCGGCTACGACCATCATTTGCGCGCCATTCGCCGCACCTATGCCTCGCAGGTCGCCCGTGTCAGCGAGGCCGTCGCCGAGTGCTTCCCCGAGGGCGTGCGCATCACCCGGCCCGAGGGCGGCTTCGTTCTCTGGGTGGAAATGGACCGCCGCGTGGACGCCGTCCGCCTGCACCGGGAATCCCTCGCCGAGAACGTCAGTATCGTGCCCGGTCCGATTTTCTCCACCGCGCGCTGCTACGGGAATTTCATCCGTCTGAGCTGCGGCTTCCCCTGGTCCCGGAAGATCGACCAGGCCATCGCCATCCTCGGGCACCTCGTCAAGCGACAGATGGGCTGA
- a CDS encoding DUF2917 domain-containing protein: MSTFELPTEEGTRSWAALRHAAVARGARGLARGGLIHAEIPAGGHARCQEGCVWVTADTVSGDIILHAGESRQFARHSRVLVEALEDSRVRLGA; this comes from the coding sequence ATGAGCACTTTTGAACTGCCGACCGAAGAGGGAACCCGGAGCTGGGCTGCGCTGCGCCATGCGGCCGTGGCCCGGGGAGCGCGCGGCCTGGCCCGGGGCGGGTTGATCCATGCCGAGATCCCGGCCGGCGGACACGCTCGCTGTCAGGAAGGATGTGTCTGGGTGACCGCGGATACGGTTTCGGGCGACATCATCTTGCACGCCGGCGAGTCGCGGCAATTTGCGCGGCATTCGCGCGTGCTGGTGGAGGCTCTGGAAGACTCTCGCGTGCGGCTTGGGGCCTAG
- a CDS encoding DUF309 domain-containing protein encodes MKKFDRMEEFVTSLHTGEATGLHPCYAGYFTCFNRGEYYEAHDVLEHLWLQCSDENELFYKGLIQLAGGFVHLRKHYEHPSHAKHGRRLPPASRLFDLAAANLAPYAPQHLHLDVDTVLGLARGTAEAIRASGCTVNPWNPDALPELRPV; translated from the coding sequence ATGAAAAAATTCGATCGCATGGAGGAGTTCGTCACCTCGCTGCACACCGGCGAGGCCACCGGGCTGCACCCGTGCTACGCCGGCTACTTCACCTGCTTCAATCGCGGCGAGTATTACGAAGCGCACGATGTCCTCGAGCACCTCTGGCTCCAGTGTTCGGACGAAAACGAGCTTTTCTACAAGGGCCTCATCCAGCTCGCGGGCGGCTTCGTCCACCTCCGCAAGCATTACGAGCACCCCTCCCACGCGAAGCATGGCCGCCGCCTCCCGCCGGCTTCACGGCTTTTCGATCTCGCGGCGGCAAACCTCGCCCCCTACGCCCCGCAGCATCTGCATCTCGACGTGGATACCGTGCTCGGCCTCGCCCGCGGCACCGCCGAAGCGATCCGCGCCTCCGGCTGCACCGTGAATCCCTGGAATCCCGACGCCCTCCCCGAGCTGAGGCCCGTCTAG
- a CDS encoding hemolysin family protein produces the protein MNGWAWGVLVLGILLAVASAGLSAVEMAIFSMNDERRRKLRLRDAGRAELFGKLIRHPDELANTLLLANTLMNLPLLVLLLVLVEMLGYADTLSGWGMLGVGFGVVVVLCDLLPKLVALAAPVRTTRLGLPFVKALLPALEPATAFLQRLSEAVVRRIVPRKVAPLKYLTDEELETLVKIGREEGTFDEVESRLLREVMKLRGESARHCMTPRVDAFTLPDNLTNAEAAEAVRRKRYRFVPVRGETPDDILGLLNVKDFLLHPSASHYTERLLPPSFVPETTKALDLLRGFLNHRQHLAILLDEYGGIEGLVTLSDLTEELLGEAGPSARNELYIERLGEDRLLAAGGAGIDDVAEQIGIELGGKDIETVGGLVVEHFGNVPPPGQSFLVEDWRFTVRRATRKRVREVLIERVPSAGAGGGEGV, from the coding sequence ATGAATGGCTGGGCCTGGGGGGTGCTTGTGCTTGGAATTCTTCTCGCCGTGGCCTCGGCGGGGCTGTCGGCCGTCGAGATGGCGATCTTCTCGATGAACGATGAGCGCCGGCGCAAATTGCGCCTCCGCGACGCCGGTCGCGCCGAGCTTTTTGGAAAATTGATCCGGCATCCGGACGAGTTGGCGAACACGCTGTTGCTGGCGAACACGCTGATGAACCTGCCGCTGCTCGTTCTCCTGCTCGTGCTCGTCGAGATGCTCGGGTATGCGGACACGCTCTCGGGTTGGGGCATGCTCGGCGTGGGATTCGGTGTGGTCGTCGTGCTGTGCGATCTCCTCCCGAAACTCGTCGCGCTGGCGGCGCCGGTGCGCACGACGCGGCTCGGCCTGCCCTTCGTGAAGGCGCTGCTGCCGGCGCTGGAACCCGCCACAGCCTTTCTTCAGCGGCTGAGCGAGGCGGTCGTGCGTCGCATCGTGCCGCGGAAAGTCGCGCCGTTGAAATATCTCACCGACGAGGAGCTCGAGACGCTCGTGAAGATTGGGCGCGAGGAGGGAACGTTCGACGAGGTCGAGAGCCGGCTGCTGCGCGAGGTGATGAAGCTCCGGGGCGAGTCGGCCCGGCATTGCATGACGCCGCGCGTCGACGCCTTCACGCTGCCCGACAATCTCACCAATGCCGAGGCGGCGGAGGCGGTCCGCCGCAAGCGCTACCGCTTCGTGCCGGTGCGTGGCGAGACGCCGGACGACATCCTTGGCCTGCTGAACGTGAAGGATTTCCTGCTTCACCCGAGCGCGTCGCATTACACGGAGCGGCTGCTGCCGCCGTCGTTCGTGCCGGAGACGACCAAGGCGCTCGACCTGCTGCGCGGATTCCTGAATCACCGCCAGCACCTCGCCATCCTGCTCGATGAATATGGCGGCATCGAGGGGCTCGTGACGCTCTCGGATCTCACCGAGGAGTTGCTCGGCGAGGCTGGGCCGAGCGCGCGAAACGAACTTTACATCGAGCGTCTCGGCGAAGATCGCCTGCTCGCCGCAGGTGGCGCGGGCATCGACGATGTCGCCGAGCAGATCGGCATCGAGCTGGGCGGAAAGGACATCGAGACGGTGGGCGGCCTCGTGGTCGAGCATTTTGGAAACGTGCCGCCGCCCGGGCAGTCGTTCCTCGTCGAGGACTGGCGATTCACCGTGCGCCGGGCCACCCGCAAGCGCGTGCGCGAGGTGCTCATCGAGCGGGTTCCGTCCGCGGGAGCCGGAGGAGGGGAGGGCGTATGA
- a CDS encoding CNNM domain-containing protein: MIFGLCLLVSFVFSGIESGVLSVNRVRLRHHALNGEEAAQKLDDLLRHMERLMTTVVLITNGANVVAITVLYMQLTDGLGPLGAVVALLVALPLFVFGLEFLPKAFFRRFPYRTLVVFARILTVADWLLAPVVKPGMMLLRPFLRASREAESGRIVSIEALKRTMQNTEALGLRSTAERLMIEHIVDFRPLKAGDLMLPLDRVPQVGPDTLVADLLRQASSLDASRFLVVEPDGAVSGIVRVIDLLFDGVRTGRVQSSMRRVVTVDRDERAMEALQRLRAARLPLAVVLDAARRPIGELTSEHLVQRLLGGAR; the protein is encoded by the coding sequence ATGATCTTCGGGCTCTGCCTGCTCGTGTCGTTTGTTTTCTCGGGCATCGAATCCGGCGTGTTGTCGGTGAATCGCGTGCGGCTGCGCCACCATGCCCTCAACGGCGAGGAGGCGGCGCAAAAACTCGACGATCTGCTCCGGCACATGGAGCGGTTGATGACGACGGTCGTGCTCATCACCAACGGCGCGAATGTCGTGGCCATCACGGTGCTCTACATGCAGCTCACGGATGGCCTTGGGCCGCTCGGCGCCGTGGTCGCGCTCCTGGTGGCGCTGCCCCTGTTCGTGTTCGGACTCGAGTTCCTGCCGAAGGCGTTTTTCCGGCGATTCCCGTATCGGACGCTGGTCGTCTTCGCTCGCATTCTCACGGTGGCCGACTGGCTGCTCGCGCCGGTGGTGAAGCCGGGCATGATGTTGCTCCGGCCGTTCCTGCGCGCGAGCCGCGAGGCCGAGAGCGGACGCATCGTTTCCATCGAGGCTCTCAAGCGCACGATGCAGAATACGGAGGCGCTCGGCCTGCGTTCCACCGCGGAACGGCTCATGATCGAGCACATCGTGGATTTCCGGCCGCTCAAGGCTGGCGATCTCATGCTGCCGCTCGATCGCGTGCCGCAGGTCGGCCCCGATACGCTCGTCGCGGATCTCCTGCGACAGGCCTCGAGCCTCGACGCCAGCCGCTTTCTCGTCGTCGAGCCCGACGGCGCCGTGAGCGGCATCGTGCGGGTGATCGATCTGCTCTTCGACGGCGTTCGCACCGGCCGGGTGCAATCCTCCATGCGCCGCGTCGTCACGGTCGACCGCGACGAGCGCGCCATGGAGGCGCTTCAGCGGCTCCGCGCGGCCCGCCTGCCCCTGGCGGTGGTGCTCGATGCGGCCCGCCGCCCGATCGGGGAATTGACGAGCGAACACCTCGTGCAGCGCTTGCTCGGCGGCGCCCGGTAA
- a CDS encoding sulfite reductase subunit alpha codes for MSTDGLYSRKNPFPATMTVNRKLTLGGSEKDTRHFEISLAGSGLDYEVGDSLGVFPKNDPALVEKLLETLGFSGDEVVPSADKVEMPLRKALSESYIITAPDKKLLGAIAEKDSSATFLKDLLDPAFKTNLDEYLWGRDVLDPLLEFTAAKFEPLEFVSYLRKLQPRLYSISSSRKVVGENVHLTVAVVRYNAFNRPRGGVASTFLAERSDGEGAIPVFYHTAKHFRVPEDPATNMIMVGPGTGIAPFRAMIQERAASGATGENWLFFGEQRSSSDFFYRDEFEKYQADGVLTKFDTAFSRDQDFKIYVQHRILERAQELYDWFEKGAIFYICGDASRMAKDVDAALHEVVQKAGGKTPEQAIEYIDALKKAKRYRKDVY; via the coding sequence ATGTCCACCGACGGTCTCTATTCGCGCAAAAATCCCTTCCCCGCCACCATGACGGTCAACCGCAAGCTCACGCTGGGCGGATCGGAGAAGGACACGCGGCATTTCGAGATTTCGCTCGCCGGGTCGGGCCTCGATTACGAAGTCGGCGACTCCCTCGGGGTTTTCCCGAAAAATGACCCCGCGCTCGTCGAGAAGCTGCTCGAGACCCTCGGTTTCAGTGGTGACGAAGTCGTGCCGAGCGCCGACAAGGTCGAGATGCCGCTGCGGAAGGCGCTTTCCGAGAGCTACATCATCACCGCGCCGGACAAGAAGCTCCTCGGCGCCATCGCGGAGAAGGATTCCTCGGCCACGTTCCTCAAGGACCTCCTCGATCCCGCCTTCAAGACGAATCTCGACGAATACCTCTGGGGCCGTGACGTCCTCGATCCGCTCCTCGAGTTCACCGCGGCGAAGTTCGAGCCGCTGGAATTCGTGAGCTACCTGCGCAAGCTCCAGCCGCGCCTCTACTCGATTTCTTCGTCGCGCAAGGTCGTCGGCGAAAACGTCCACCTCACCGTTGCCGTGGTGCGTTACAACGCCTTCAACCGTCCCCGTGGCGGTGTGGCTTCGACGTTCCTGGCCGAACGCTCCGACGGTGAGGGCGCGATTCCCGTCTTCTACCACACCGCGAAGCACTTCCGCGTGCCAGAGGATCCCGCGACGAACATGATCATGGTCGGGCCCGGCACGGGCATCGCGCCGTTCCGCGCGATGATCCAGGAGCGCGCGGCTTCCGGCGCGACCGGCGAGAACTGGCTCTTCTTCGGCGAGCAGCGCTCGTCGAGCGATTTCTTCTACCGCGACGAATTCGAGAAATACCAGGCCGACGGTGTGCTCACGAAATTCGACACCGCGTTCTCGCGGGATCAGGACTTCAAGATCTACGTGCAGCACCGCATCCTCGAGCGCGCGCAGGAGCTCTACGACTGGTTCGAGAAGGGCGCCATCTTCTACATCTGCGGCGACGCGTCGCGCATGGCGAAGGATGTCGACGCCGCGCTGCACGAGGTCGTGCAGAAGGCCGGCGGCAAGACGCCCGAGCAGGCGATCGAATACATCGACGCCCTCAAGAAAGCGAAGCGTTACCGCAAGGACGTGTATTGA